One stretch of Corvus moneduloides isolate bCorMon1 chromosome 16, bCorMon1.pri, whole genome shotgun sequence DNA includes these proteins:
- the NMRAL1 gene encoding nmrA-like family domain-containing protein 1 produces MAGKKLIVVFGATGAQGGGVARALLDDGTFKVRAVTRSPRKKEAEELRRRGAEVVKADQDDEASLEQALADAYGAFIVTNFWEHCSKEKEIEQGRRLADLSKRQGLRHVVFSGLENVHQLTGGQLEVLHFDGKGVVEEYFQKIGVPTTIVRLPFYFENFLSIFKPQKAPQGDTFVLELPMGDTPMDGMAVEDLGPVVLCLLKSPGEYIGQVIGLSTGKLTEAQYAAILSQQMGKTVTASKISPEEYEKQDFPGAKEMAAMFRFYALKPDRNVALTMKLNPKARTFQQWVGDNKDSF; encoded by the exons ATGGCCGGGAAGAAGCTGATCGTGGTGTTCGGGGCTACCG gggccCAGGGGGGCGGCGTGGCCCGGGCGCTGCTGGACGACGGCACCTTCAAGGTGCGCGCGGTGACGCGGAGCCCCaggaagaaggaggcagaggagctgaggCGGAGGGGAGCCGAGGTGGTGAAGGCAGATCAGGACGATGAGGCATCGCTGGAGCAGGCCTTGGCGGATGCCTACGGAGCCTTTATTGTCACCAACTTCTGGGAGCACTGcagcaaggagaaggaaatcGAGCAG GGACGGCGTCTCGCTGACCTGTCCAAGCGCCAGGGTCTGCGCCACGTCGTGTTCAGCGGCCTGGAGAACGTGCACCAGCTGACGGGGGGccagctggaggtgctgcactTTGATGGCAAAGGCGTGGTGGAGGAGTACTTCCAGAAAATTGGGGTTCCCACCACCATCGTCCGGCTGCCCTTCTACTTCGAGAACTTCCTCTCCATCTTCAAGCCGCAGAAGGCCCCGCAGGGAGACACCTTTGTCCTGG AGCTGCCCATGGGGGACACCCCAATGGATGGGATGGCTGTGGAGGACCTTGGGCCTGTTGTGCTTTGCCTGCTGAAGTCCCCAGGGGAGTACATCGGCCAAGTGATAGGACTCAGCACGGGCAAGCTCACCGAGGCACAGTACGCTGCCATCCTCTCCCAGCAGATGGGCAAGACTGTGACAGCCAGCAAG ATCTCCCCTGAGGAGTACGAGAAGCAGGACTTCCCCGGGGCCAAGGAGATGGCTGCCATGTTCCGTTTCTATGCCCTAAAGCCAGACCGCAACGTGGCCCTGACCATGAAGCTCAACCCCAAGGCCCGCACCTTCCAGCAGTGGGTGGGGGACAACAAGGATTCCTTCTga